Proteins from one Falco naumanni isolate bFalNau1 chromosome 2, bFalNau1.pat, whole genome shotgun sequence genomic window:
- the PKNOX1 gene encoding homeobox protein PKNOX1 encodes MMATQTLSIDNYQDGQQMQVVTELKTEQDPSCSETDAEGVSPAPVESQTPMDADKQAIYRHPLFPLLALLFEKCEQSTQGSEGTTSASFDVDIENFVRKQEKEGKPFFCEDPETDNLMVKAIQVLRIHLLELEKVNELCKDFCSRYIACLKTKMNSETLLSGEPGSPYSPVQSQQIPSAIAGTLSPQGIMVPASALQQGNVTMATVAGGTVYQPVTVVTPQGQVVTQALSPGTIRIQNSQLQLQLNQDLGILHQDDGSSKNKRGVLPKHATNVMRSWLFQHIGHPYPTEDEKKQIAAQTNLTLLQVNNWFINARRRILQPMLDSSCSETPKTKKKTAQNRPVQRFWPDSIASGVAQQQSNELTMSDGAVVTITAPVNMNVDSLQSLSSDGATLAVQQVMMAGQSEDESVDSGEDDGGDLSTTNISGLVLDNSDSLQ; translated from the exons ATGATGGCAACACAGACATTAAGTATAGACAACTATCAAGATGGACAACAG ATGCAAGTAGTAACAGAGTTAAAAACTGAACAAGatcccagctgctctgaaacTGATGCAGAAGGAGTGAGTCCTGCCCCTGTAGAATCTCAAACTCCAATGGATGCAGACAAGCAAGCCATTTACAG GCACCCACTATTTCCCTTGTTAGCactattatttgaaaaatgtgaacaATCTACACAAGGCTCAGAAGGCACAACTTCTGCCAGTTTTGATGTAGATATTGAAAATTTTGTAaggaagcaggagaaagaaggaaaaccctTTTTCTGTGAAGATCCAGAAACTGATAATTTG ATGGTAAAAGCAATCCAAGTTCTACGCATCCATCTGCTTGAGCTAGAAAAGGTTAATGAACTCTGCAAGGATTTCTGTAGTCGTTACATTGCctgcctgaaaacaaaaatgaacagTGAAACTCTATTAAGTGGAGAACCTGGAAGTCCTTATTCACCTGTGCAATCTCAG caaATTCCAAGTGCCATTGCAGGCACACTCAGTCCCCAAGGGATTATGGTGCCAGCATCAGCATTGCAGCAGGGAAATGTAACTATGGCAACAGTAGCAG ggGGGACAGTGTATCAGCCAGTCACTGTGGTCACGCCACAAGGTCAAGTGGTGACACAAGCACTGTCACCTGGAACTATTCGGATCCAGAACTCTCAG CTTCAGTTGCAATTAAACCAAGATCTAGGCATCTTGCATCAAGATGATGGCtcatcaaaaaataaaagaggagtTCTTCCCAAGCACGCTACAAATGTGATGAGATCTTGGCTTTTTCAGCACATAGGG CATCCATATCCAACAGAGGATGAGAAGAAACAgattgcagcacaaacaaatcTGACACTACTCCAGGTTAACAACTG GTTTATCAATGCTAGAAGGCGAATTCTTCAGCCGATGCTGGATTCCAGTTGTTCTGAAACTCCAAAAACgaagaagaaaacagctcaGAACCGACCAGTTCAGAGGTTCTGGCCTGACTCCATTGCCTCAGGAGTTGCTCAGCAGCAATCTAATGAGCTTACAATGTCAGATG GTGCTGTTGTAACAATTACAGCTCCAGTCAACATGAATGTAGACAGCCTCCAGTCTTTGTCATCTGATGGTGCTACTTTGGCTGTTCAGCAAGTTATGATGGCAGGGCAAAGTGAGGATGAGTCTGTAGACAGCGGTGAAGATGATGGAGGAGATCTCTCAACAACGAATATCAGTGGGCTGGTCTTGGATAACAGCGATTCTCTGCAGTAG